In the Mastomys coucha isolate ucsf_1 unplaced genomic scaffold, UCSF_Mcou_1 pScaffold18, whole genome shotgun sequence genome, one interval contains:
- the LOC116095416 gene encoding interferon alpha-1-like, with product MLPGRLFLVGGVMLSCCTASSLDSALSWSMRLQRRETARSLEQLKSVGGHQCLRDRTQFLCPWRKGPITQVKLEEATSCYSQMLRQLLQLFDIEASRAAWPERALDQLLSSLWSELQVLKRAGEQGQSCPPPFALGIRTYFLGFFCYLKAKAHSPCSWEIVRVQVQVDLSAFPLSARRSPKERRSSMLESLLS from the coding sequence ATGCTGCCTGGGCGTCTGTTCCTGGTGGGAGGGGTGATGCTGAGCTGCTGCACAGCCAGCTCACTTGATTCAGCTCTATCTTGGAGCATGCGCCTGCAGCGCCGCGAAACCGCTCGCTCCTTGGAGCAGCTAAAAAGCGTGGGGGGTCATCAGTGCCTCCGGGACAGAACCCAGTTCTTATGTCCCTGGAGAAAAGGACCTATCACTCAGGTGAAGCTGGAAGAAGCCACCAGTTGTTACTCCCAGATGCTCAGGCAGCTCCTCCAGCTCTTTGACATAGAGGCCAGCAGAGCTGCCTGGCCAGAGAGGGCGCTTGATCAACTCCTAAGTAGCCTGTGGAGTGAGCTGCAAGTGCTGaagagggcaggagagcaggGCCAGTCCTGTCCACCTCCTTTTGCCCTGGGCATCCGCACCTACTTCCTAGGGTTCTTCTGCTACCTGAAAGCAAAGGCACACAGCCCTTGCTCCTGGGAGATCGTCAGAGTCCAAGTGCAAGTGGACCTTTCGGCTTTCCCACTGTCTGCGAGAAGGAGCCCCAAGGAGAGGAGAAGCTCCATGCTGGAATCCCTGCTCTCATGA